Proteins from a single region of Macaca thibetana thibetana isolate TM-01 chromosome 4, ASM2454274v1, whole genome shotgun sequence:
- the LOC126953398 gene encoding protein eyes shut homolog, whose amino-acid sequence MSFASFHVRKKTHIQLQFQPLAANGILFYAAQHLNAQSGDFLCISLVNGSVQLRYNLGDRTIILETLQKVTINGSTWHIIKAGRVGAEGYLDLDGINVTEKASTKMSSLDTNTDFYIGGVSSLNLVNPMAIENEPVGFHGCIRQVIINNQELQLTEFGAKGGSNVGDCDGTACGYNTCRNGGECTVNGTTFSCRCLPDWAGNICNQSAYCLNNLCLHQSLCIPDQSFSYSCLCTLGWVGRYCENKTSFTTAKFMGNSYIKYIDPNYRMRNLQFTTISLNFSTTKTEGLIIWMGIAQNEENDFLAIGLHNQTLKIAVNLGERISVPMSYNNGTFCCNKWHHVIVIQNQTLIKAYVNNSLILSEDIDPHKNFVALNYEGICYLGGFEYGRKVNIVTQEIFKTNFVGKIKDVFFQDPKKIELIKLEGYNVYDGDEQNEVT is encoded by the coding sequence GTGATTTTTTATGTATCTCTTTAGTAAATGGTTCCGTTCAACTTCGCTACAACCTTGGTGACAGAACTATCATTCTAGAAACTCTCCAAAAAGTAACTATAAACGGAagtacttggcacataataaAAGCAGGAAGAGTTGGTGCAGAAGGTTACCTGGATCTAGATGGAATAAATGTAACAGAAAAAGCCTCCACTAAAATGAGTTCTCTGGACACAAATACAGACTTCTATATTGGAGGAGTATCTTCTTTAAATCTTGTAAATCCCATGGCAATAGAAAATGAACCTGTAGGTTTTCACGGCTGTATCCGACAAGTTATCATAAATAATCAAGAATTACAACTAACTGAATTCGGAGCAAAAGGTGGTTCAAATGTAGGTGACTGTGATGGGACAGCCTGTGGGTACAATACATGCAGAAACGGAGGTGAATGTACAGTAAATGGCACAACTTTTTCTTGCAGATGTTTGCCAGATTGGGCTGGAAATATATGTAACCAGTCTGCGTACTGTTTGAATAATCTTTGCCTCCACCAGTCTTTATGTATACCTGATCAATCATTTTCTTAcagttgcctgtgtactttgggTTGGGTGGGAAGGTATTGTGAAaacaaaacttcatttacaaCTGCAAAATTCATGGGCAATTCTTACATTAAATACATTGATCCAAATTACAGAATGAGAAACCTCCAGTTCACTACTATATCTTTAAATTTCAGTACCACTAAAACAGAAGGTCTAATTATATGGATGGGAATAgctcaaaatgaagaaaatgattttctAGCAATTGGTCTCCATAATCAGACCTTGAAAATAGCAGTTAACTTAGGAGAAAGAATCTCTGTGCCTATGAGCTATAACAATGGCACATTCTGTTGTAATAAATGGCACCATGTAATTGTAATTCAAAATCAGACTCTTATCAAGGCCTACGTAAATAACAGTCTAATTCTTTCCGAGGATATTGATCCACATAAAAACTTTGTTGCTCTAAATTATGAAGGCATTTGTTATCTAGGGGGTTTTGAATATGGTCGAAAGGTAAATATCGTTActcaagagatttttaaaaccaattttgtTGGCAAaattaaagatgtattttttcaGGATCCAAAAAAAATTGAACTAATTAAATTAGAAGGATACAATGTTTACGATGGAGATGAACAAAATGAAGTTACATAA